CGCTTCCGCCACGCCACCATCAAGAGACGGTGCTTCCCCGCAAGATCTTGCGCCGGGTGCGCCTGCACGCAAGCCTGGAGTGTTCAGCGTGGCCGCGCGCCGATCTCGAAGCGCATCAGGTCTTCGCCGACCACCGCCGGCCGCGGATAGTGCGGCGCCAGGTCGGCCAGCACGTCGGCGGGCGTGCCGCCGCGCAGCAGCAGGTGGCTGAGCACGAGCTGCCGCGCCTCGGCCCGCGCCGCGACCTGGCCCACGTCTTCGGACGAGGTGTGGTACCAGTCGATTGTGCGGCGCCGCGCCAGGGCGTCCGCGTCGGCCGCGCCCTCACGCAGCCGCGCCGCGCCGCGGCCCCAGTAGACCTCGTGCACGAGCAGATCGGCGCCCTGCGCGTGGCGCACCAGGTTCTCCGAGGGCCGCGTGTCGCCGGAGACGACGACGGCGGCGCCGTCCGCGTCCAGGCGGAAACCGAACGCTTCGTCCACCGGCTCGTGGTTGACGCGGAAGGCGGTGAGGCGGCCGGCGTCGCGCTCCTCCTGCCAGCCCTCATCGATCTCCGCGACGGG
This window of the Dehalococcoidia bacterium genome carries:
- a CDS encoding MBL fold metallo-hydrolase, whose amino-acid sequence is MVKLTLLGTGAPLPDPARRGPSQVIESGGELLLIDCGSGVAQRLVEAGYGRSRGGRVQPPLRRIAITHLHSDHVTGLPDLLWAGWVMRWWDEPPAIAGPPGTAALLEHLLAAFSYDIAVRMQGERLRRDWLVPPVAEIDEGWQEERDAGRLTAFRVNHEPVDEAFGFRLDADGAAVVVSGDTRPSENLVRHAQGADLLVHEVYWGRGAARLREGAADADALARRRTIDWYHTSSEDVGQVAARAEARQLVLSHLLLRGGTPADVLADLAPHYPRPAVVGEDLMRFEIGARPR